A segment of the Cytophagales bacterium genome:
GTTTGGAGTGGGGGAGTTGCGATAAAAGTTGCTAAAGGTGTAGGTTGAACAATAACAGTTAATGGAGTTGAAACTGAGCAACCCATAGCATATACAGTAAATATTATAATGTACGTACTATCACTTGTTGAAGGGGGAGGATTTAAAAATGTATGGGTTGGATTTTGTTGCGTAGAAGTCGTAGCATCCCCAAAATCCCACAGCACACTGTCAGCTATTGGGGCAAAACTGGCAAAATCTACCGTAAAAGGGTGGCATCCTGTCGGACTGCCCAATACCTGGGCAAATGCAAGAATTTCAGGATTTACCACAATATTTTTGGGAATAGTATCTGAACATCCGAATTGTGTACCAGCTACTAAAGTAATGGTATAGAGTTGTGAAGTATCTGAAGGATTAACGTAAGTATTGGTAAAAGCAGGCGCTGGAGTTGTAGATGTGTCATCACTGCCACCGCCAAAATGCCAGTTATAATTATCAGCGCCTGAAGACGTATTTGTAATTGTCAACGTAAACGGACTGCACCCAACCGTATCGCTCAAAGTAAAACCAGCAACAGGAACCGGATGAACTACAACATTTAAGGTAACTGTATCTGCACAGCTCAGTGTGCTGAGGTATAAATTAACTGTATAAACCGAATCAATATTTATGGTATCATTCGTAAATGGATGGTTTATTAACTGGCTGCAGGTATTTAGCGTATCACCATCACCAAAGTCCCACGTACAATTAAATGCCCCGGTGGTTTGATTAAAGAAATCTACAGTAAAAGGATGACATCCTGCTGTATCGCCACCAAGAATTCCTGCAAGTGGATTAATTTCAGGAAGCACGTAAATTGTTTTTATTATCGTATCTGAGCATCCGCCAATTTTATCTGCAATCAAAGTGATTATATAGGAAACCGTGCTATCTGTAAAATTATTATAAGGATGCGTAAAACAAGAATCAGGAAGTGTATCACTGTTTCCATCACCATAATTCCAATAATAAACATCAGCCCCTGTAGATGAATTGCAAATAGTTACCTGAAATGGGCTGCAGTTGAGTGTATCACTTACAGAAAATAACGCAGCCGGCTTGGGAAATACTGTAACAGTCTGCGTAGCAGTATCCTTGCAGCCCGATGAGGTAGTAACTATTAATTGAACTGTAAATGTCGATTCTGTGTTGTAAGTATGCGTTACAGTACTATCAGCTGCTATTGTTAAAGTATTAGTATCTCCAAAATCCCACTCATATAATGCTGCACCAGATTTAGGGCTAAATGAAACCTGCAGTGGTTTACATCCTGTAAGAGGAAGGGTGGTGAAAGTAAAATTTGGCGGAGGATCAACTGTGATATTCTTCTTTATAGTATCTCTGCAGCCATAGATCGATTCTGAAATAAGCGTTATGCTAAATAGTATAGGAGATAATAAAGTATCAACAAATTTATGCGTAAAGCTGGCCGTGTTGGTTTTTATCGCGGTATCACCATCTCCAAAATCCCAGTAATAAATAATTGCTCCGGTTGAGATATTGTTAAAAGTTACCGTCAACGGACTGCAGCCCACTGTATCTATCATATTGAATTGTGCCACAGGCTTGGGATGTACTACCACCTGTTTTGTAACAGTATCCTTATTGCCAAATTGAGAGGTAACGATCAATACAACATTAAATACTGAATCTACAACTGCTGTATTTGAAAATGTGTGCGTTGGATTTTTGCTTGTATCAATTGAACTGCTATCGCCAAAATCCCATGCGAATGTATCAGCCCCTACTGATGTATTAATAAAGAAAACCGTAAACCGATGACAACCCGAATCATTGGGGACTATATTGAAGTCTGCCCTGAGCTGCGGTTTAACTATAATGGGTTTGCAAGATGTATCTGTACAGCCAAAATTGGTTTTTGCTGTTAAGCATAAGGTATAGCTTACTATGCTGTCAGTCGTGTTGGTATAAGGATGTGTAAAGCTGTTCGTGTCAGTTTTTGTTATGGTATCTCCGTCACCAAAGTCCCAAAAATAGCTCACAGCGCCAGTTGAAGAATTAGTGAGCGTGACAATAAAAGGAGCGGTAACAACGGTATCGCTTACCGTAAAAGATGAAACGGGCTGAGGATGCACCACTATTTGCTGCGTAGTATCTGCCTGGCAACTGTATTGAGAAATAACTGTTAATTTAACAGAATAAACACTATCCGCAACAGTGTCTGGATTGATATAGGGATGCGTAGGTGCACTTGTTGTTTCAACGGGGCTTCCATCACCAAAATCCCAATAAAATGTATCTGCCCCCTGTGATAAATTCACAAAAGTTACATTAAACGGATGACAGCCCGAATCATTGGGCACAATGGCAAAATTGGCAGAAATATTAGGGTTTACAACAATTGCTTGGGTAAACGTATCAGTACAGCCATCAATATTTTTTGCAATTAACTGCAATGTAGAAGTAACCGGGATGAGTGAAGTGTTATTATAAGTATGTGTTAAAGACCCTACTGTAACTGTATCCCCTCCGTCACCAAAAGTCCAATACAAACTATCAAATCCTGAAGAACCATCAGTTATAGTAATCGTAAACGGACTGCAAATTGTATCATCACTAACAGTAAACTGAGCAGAAGGCTTCGGATGAACCATTACAGTTTTTTTCACCGTATCCGCTCCACAGCCATATTGTGATCTTACAAACAGCTCAACAGTATAAACACTATCAACACTTCCAGTGGTATCATAATTATAGAATATGTGTGTTGGGTTGGAATCATTTACAACAGCGCTGCCATCTCCAAAATCCCATCTTATCGTATCAACACCAGTTAAGAAATTGAAAAAGTTTACTGTTAACGGGTGACATCCCGTGTCNNNNNNNNNNNNNNNNNNNNNNNNNNNNNNNNNNNNNNNNNNNNNNNNNNNNNNNNNNNNNNNNNNNNNNNNNNNNNNNNNNNNNNNNNNNNNNNNNNNNCCAAAATCCCATCTTATCGTATCAACACCAGTTAAGAAATTGAAAAAGTTTACTGTTAACGGGTGACATCCCGTGTCATTAGGAAACATTGAAAAGTCGGCCGTCACGTTTGGATATACTAAAATTGGTATGGTAAACGTATCTGTGCAGCCATCGCTGTTTTCTGCTATTAGATCCAATTGATAAGTTAAAGAATCAGGAGTAGTATTTTCATAAATATGAGTTATTGTAGTTATTGGCGTTGTATCTAATGTATTTCCATCACCAAAATTCCAATGTAATGTACTAACGCCTGAAGATGCGTTAGTAATAGTAATCGTATCAGGACTGCAAACTGTATCAATATCGACACTAAACAAAGCATCTGGCTTTGGATGTACACAGACATTCTTTTTAGTTGTATCGCTGCATCCATACTGAGATAGAACGGTCAGCTCAACAGTATAGCAAGTATCAGGTCCGGTAATGGATAGGTTATTAAATGTGTGTGTTATTGTATTGCATGATGTATCGGCCGGGCTGCTATCACCGAAGTCCCATTTACACGTATCTGCTCCAACAGAAGAACTAAAAAAGTTTATAGCAAAAGGGTGGCAGCCGGTATCTTCGGGGAATGTAAAGTTAGCTACAAT
Coding sequences within it:
- a CDS encoding PKD domain-containing protein; protein product: MVHPKPSAQFTVSDDTICSPFTITITDGSSGFDSLYWTFGDGGDTVTVGSLTHTYNNTSLIPVTSTLQLIAKNIDGCTDTFTQAIVVNPNISANFAIVPNDSGCHPFNVTFVNLSQGADTFYWDFGDGSPVETTSAPTHPYINPDTVADSVYSVKLTVISQYSCQADTTQQIVVHPQPVSSFTVSDTVVTAPFIVTLTNSSTGAVSYFWDFGDGDTITKTDTNSFTHPYTNTTDSIVSYTLCLTAKTNFGCTDTSCKPIIVKPQLRADFNIVPNDSGCHRFTVFFINTSVGADTFAWDFGDSSSIDTSKNPTHTFSNTAVVDSVFNVVLIVTSQFGNKDTVTKQVVVHPKPVAQFNMIDTVGCSPLTVTFNNISTGAIIYYWDFGDGDTAIKTNTASFTHKFVDTLLSPILFSITLISESIYGCRDTIKKNITVDPPPNFTFTTLPLTGCKPLQVSFSPKSGAALYEWDFGDTNTLTIAADSTVTHTYNTESTFTVQLIVTTSSGCKDTATQTVTVFPKPAALFSVSDTLNCSPFQVTICNSSTGADVYYWNYGDGNSDTLPDSCFTHPYNNFTDSTVSYIITLIADKIGGCSDTIIKTIYVLPEINPLAGILGGDTAGCHPFTVDFFNQTTGAFNCTWDFGDGDTLNTCSQLINHPFTNDTINIDSVYTVNLYLSTLSCADTVTLNVVVHPVPVAGFTLSDTVGCSPFTLTITNTSSGADNYNWHFGGGSDDTSTTPAPAFTNTYVNPSDTSQLYTITLVAGTQFGCSDTIPKNIVVNPEILAFAQVLGSPTGCHPFTVDFASFAPIADSVLWDFGDATTSTQQNPTHTFLNPPPSTSDSTYIIIFTVYAMGCSVSTPLTVIVQPTPLATFIATPPLQT